The Maylandia zebra isolate NMK-2024a linkage group LG4, Mzebra_GT3a, whole genome shotgun sequence genome includes a window with the following:
- the aldh16a1 gene encoding aldehyde dehydrogenase family 16 member A1 — translation MAVSSTKTVYEIFQSMEYGPAATSSTATAQAWLEHRSRSLGLFIDGKFVCSADGRSCSLADSKGSIVCSTACAEGADISQCASSAVNGFKSWSSLSCNQRAKVLLRLVSVLGQHGQCLSELCELCEASCATAALVRLLQFYSSWAQLRDTLLTDWTPLGVVAVVTSKDCPLYSLLLKVLPALAMGNSVVVVPGQSTAPPVLLLAQLFTGAGLPAGALNVLTGSDITLGVKVAQNHSISYVNYCGNKEDGVMLCKATAGMGVPVAVSPCVGSTCPFIIFESADINSAVDEVMEAAFRKKKEVFWVLCVQESVVDSVVAHLRLRMAKMKCVTLPSEADRERVDAAVQEAQQLGATLVQSCADPTSGAQYPSTVLCGVAPSSPCVLNPCPGPLLPLMTFRSNTEAVTLGNHSPHGQAASIWTEDLTLALETAQRLSVGSVWVNSHSICDPCLPVSGHKDSGTCTDGGQEGLYQFLRPSSSSPPLPRSSPVSMDYTQFGTETSPPIIPAESDPARAPQSHLQFVAGKACKSVSGCSVAVQPSGGSGGLLAYCPDGGRKDVRNAVEAAVKVQPGWMKKSPSARAQSLYSLAKGLEAKRRDIAAAINTQTGLSVDEAEKEVELSITRLSVWAAYCDKVQGGALPMPNSGSALSIPEALGVMGVVLPDYNPLLSMVTVLGATIATGNAVIMVPSQKYPLPVLAFIKVLQSSDLPAGLVNVITGSRDQLTVALANHSVIKAIWYWGSAEGCQYLQYTCTSPLKTLRLCEDQEGKDGELDWTLCRLSFLEEMWRSAVQWKSVWIPTA, via the exons ATGGCTGTTAGCAGCACCAAGACAGTGTACGAGATTTTCCAAAGCATGGAGTACGGGCCAGCAGCAACTTCTAGCACTGCTACTGCACAG GCCTGGCTGGAGCATCGTTCCCGTTCTCTGGGTCTCTTCATTGACGGTAAATTTGTCTGTTCAGCAGACGGGCGGAGCTGCTCCCTGGCTGATTCTAAAG GAAGTATTGTATGCAGCACAGCATGCGCTGAAGGAGCTGATATTTCCCAGTGTGCCTCCTCTGCTGTTAACGGTTTCAAGTCCTGGAGCAGCCTGAGCTGCAACCAAAGGGCCAAAGTGCTCCTCAG GTTGGTGAGTGTCCTCGGGCAGCACGGCCAGTGTCTCTCAGAGTTGTGTGAGCTCTGTGAGGCCTCCTGCGCCACTGCCGCCCTGGTCAGGCTGCTGCAGTTCTACAGCAGCTGGGCGCAGCTCAGAGACACACTCCTCACTGACTGGACACCTCTGG GTGTGGTGGCAGTGGTGACCTCGAAAGACTGTCCTCTCTATTCTCTTCTGCTCAAAGTCCTGCCAGCACTGGCTATGG GCAACTCTGTGGTGGTTGTCCCCGGTCAGAGCACGGCCCCCCCAGTACTACTACTGGCtcagctttttacaggagcAGGACTTCCTGCTGGGGCTCTTAATGTGCTAACAGGAAGTGACATAACACTGGGTGTCAAAGTGGCCCAGAACCACAGCATCAGTTACGTCAACTACTGCGGCAACAaggag GACGGAGTGATGCTGTGTAAGGCCACAGCAGGGATGGGAGTTCCTGTGGCGGTGTCACCGTGCGTAGGCTCCACCTGTCCCTTCATCATCTTTGAGTCGGCAGACATTAACAGTGCCGTGGATGAGGTGATGGAGGCCGCCTTCAGGAAGAAGAAAGAG GTCTTCTGGGTGTTGTGTGTGCAGGAGAGTGTGGTGGACAGTGTTGTTGCCCATCTCCGGTTGCGAATGGCCAAGATGAAATGTGTGACCCTGCCCAGTGAGGCAGACAGGGAACGGGTGGATGCTGCTGTGCAGGAGGCTCAGCAGCTGGGAGCCACG TTGGTTCAGTCCTGTGCTGATCCCACGTCAGGTGCCCAGTATCCTTCCACTGTGCTCTGTGGGGTGGCCCCCTCCTCACCATGTGTGCTCAACCCCTGTCCCGGACCACTGCTGCCCCTCATGACCTTCAGAAGCAACACAGAAGCCGTGACTCTTG GGAACCACAGTCCTCACGGTCAGGCAGCATCCATCTGGACCGAAGACCTCACCCTCGCTCTGGAGACAGCTCAGAG GTTGTCAGTTGGCTCTGTGTGGGTGAATTCCCACTCCATCTGTGACCCCTGTCTGCCCGTCTCCGGTCACAAAGACAGCGGGACCTGCACCGATGGAGGACAGGAG GGTCTGTACCAGTTTCTAcgcccctcctcttcctcccccccTCTTCCTCGCTCCTCTCCCGTCTCCATGGACTACACGCAGTTCGGAACAGAAACGTCCCCACCTATCATTCCTGCTGAGTCGGACCCTGCCAG AGCCCCTCAGTCCCACCTGCAGTTTGTTGCTGGTAAAGCATGTAAGTCAGTGTCTGGCTGCAGTGTGGCTGTGCAGCCATCAGGTGGTAGTGGTGGTCTGTTGGCCTACTGCCCAGACGGGGGCCGGAAGGACGTTCGCAATGCTGTGGAGGCTGCTGTCAAAGTCCAGCCAGG CTGGATGAAAAAGAGCCCGTCTGCACGTGCCCAGTCACTCTACTCTCTGGCCAAGGGCCTTGAGGCGAAGAGGCGGGACATAGCTGCAGCAATCAACACACAGACCGGCCTGTCAGTGGACGAGGCTGAGAAGGAGGTGGAGCTCAGCATTACCAGGCTCAGCGTTTGGGCCGCTTACTGTGACAAAGTCCAGGGAGGAGCGCTG CCCATGCCAAACTCTGGCTCCGCTCTCTCCATCCCTGAAGCCCTGGGAGTCATGGGGGTCGTCCTACCTGACTACAATCCCCTCCTCTCCATGGTAACCGTGCTTGGGGCAACTATTGCCACAGGCAATGCTGTTATTATGGTCCCCAGTCAAAAGTATCCACTGCCTGTCTTGGCATTCATTAAG GTGCTCCAGTCCTCGGACTTGCCAGCAGGTCTGGTAAACGTTATTACAGGAAGTCGAGACCAGCTGACTGTGGCTCTGGCTAATCACAGTGTCATCAAGGCCATCTGGTACTGGGGCAGTGCTGAG GGCTGCCAGTACCTCCAGTACACCTGCACTAGTCCGCTAAAAACCCTGCGCCTGTGTGAGGACCAGGAAGGGAAAGACGGGGAGCTAGACTGGACTCTGTGCCGTCTGTCATTCCTGGAAGAAATGTGGAGAAGCGCTGTGCAGTGGAAGAGTGTGTGGATTCCTACAGCTTAA